The Aythya fuligula isolate bAytFul2 chromosome 5, bAytFul2.pri, whole genome shotgun sequence sequence acagcacagtacCAGGTACAATGAGGAGAATTAGCACTATCCCAGCCAAAATGAGGACAAATATGTAGCCTTCAGTGAAGGAATAAAGAACTCTGTATCTGTTTTTCAGTAGTTTGTGAAATTCACAAGTTTTAAATATGGAATTAATTTCCATAGCCATTATCAATTTCAAAGCAAGTATGGGGTTGGTCTTTCCTATCTGATCCCCTTTTAGCAAACAAGGTTTTTAGATCTGCTTGATATTATAATGCTATTTCTACACCAGGCTCTGTGAACAACTCAGTAAGCCCTGTTGTGTAATATGCAAGGGAAAATTTGGAACGCACACCAGACATACCAACCTTCATTATATTTCCCCACAGTaacactgctgctttcctttccctcccatGGCTGTAAAAACTTTTTATaccttttgttctctttttcttccttcagaaaaaaattattctgtattaCATCTCACAATAAGCATAATTGGTTATTTCTTCTGatggcaataaaaataaaataaattttcagtaaCCAGTGAGGTGATGTAATTCTATTAAAGTATGATCAATGAGTTGTAATGGAGGTCTTCTCAAATAccaaaccacaacaaaaaacaaagcatcacATTGTATGGTCCTTTAAGTTAAACTATActgctttcattcatttcagtgttgGGAAACCTCTGTAAAAAACTCTCAAACACTAATAGAGTCAGCAAAGATTCCTTAAACACTGGTGTTATTTTAGCTCTCATTTTCTACTGTTGCTGCATAACATGCATAGGCGATGTGCTTTAGCTCCATATTGCTTTGTggtcaaaataaaattgataagATATACTTAACTACATCCAACTATGGGGGAAACTGCCATGTTTTTGTCACTGGGATCtttactgtagaaaaaaaaaaaaaaaaggatactaGGCTAAACCAGAGTTCTGGATGAGTTAATTATAGACGaggctttctgttttgctaaaGCATCTACTGAAAGCACTGTTTCTGTTGTGGAAGCAATTTTGAGGCAGGCTCTCCACTCTACCAGTGCTACCGATGTGACTGAGCAGGATTGACCAGTTTCAAAAACGGAGTTCATTAAGTTGTTGTAATGGCTTCTTCTCAGCATTTCGTCATTTAAGGAGAGTGTTTTGGGAATGGGAGGTGGGGACATCCTTCCCTTGATGTTATCTAGCTAGGTTTTAATTCTACCATGGGTctacttaaattttaaaaaatattattttttctagcaATGACATGATATGTactgttgtttttgtctctttAGTTAACGATTTAAGAACTAGTGCTTTGCCTGGGTCGCTTGATTTAAGTCATTCAATGTTTGATCTCAGAAGCCCACCTCATCGATTCATGAAGGTGAGTACTTCTTGTACCTTACATGTAACTTCAGTTCTACCAAAACCTCAGCACATTTGGTGTATCTGTTTTTGTTGCATGGTGTTTTCAGGGGAAACACTGAAGGGCACTGTTCTGTGCACTGGAAGGGCTAAAGGGAAAGTTCAATACCTTGACTGAcgttgtgtttattttcttgatgtCTCCTCTAGCTACTGCTATTGTAGTCCTACAAAGCTGCTGAGAAACTTGAGTAGGCTTTTAgtcaggacaggagaagagTCTATGGTTcctcattttgttatttctccCATCACTTGAAAAGTGGAACACTAAAAGTTTctatttatgcaaaaaaaaccaGTGTTCcgtattcattttttttgtcccaATAATCATCTGTTAGATGACACAACGCTGTATATCCGTAAGCAAAAAAATTTGAGTTGGCCTAACGTGTCCTGTATCAGCTCTTTACGTCAAGGCAGTAATATCATGGTAGATCAAGCGATTAGTAGGAGAACAAAGATTTGAAAttgcttgtattttgttttcatcgTGTCTTATCTGGTAGCAGAATCTCTGTGGCTTCTCCATCTATTGCTCTTAATgaagtggtggttttttgttgttttcttcttttctcctcaccAGAGATATGATTCACTCTCCAGCGTACCTAGCAGTACCTCCTCCAGGAAGGAATCACAAGGCAGTAACAGGAGTCTGGgtacagtttgtttgtttaacttgtAATCAAATACTTGCAATGTTAAGCTGTCttaatgttgtttgtttgtttgtattgaGATGATTAACAAGCCACTTTGGAAATTACTTCACAATTTGAAATTAAGAGTTTACAACTTGCATGTTCCTGTTATCAGGAGGTTGAGCAAATTGGGCCTTCAAGGAGTGCAAGTCTTCGTGCTTTTGAGAAATTGATCCCTGGATTTACTGTCTCAGTGAAATAAGAATTTACAGGTTTTCTGTTAGGATAGGACGTGGCACCTTGGTCACAGCTCTAATCCTTTTTCACGTatcaatatttttctgtagaaagtaTTTGGAGCACAGTACTCGTATTACATTGAGAATTATTCAAGAAtattgcatgaaaaaaatagtacCCTTAGTAATAAAGGGATGGTGAAGAACTGGAGATGATGCAAAACATATCCTCAAAAACAACTAAAGTGCCCACAAAAGTCTCCTTTATGAAAGTCAGAATTTCACACTGTCCTCAGTAAATAGAGAAACACTGGGTATTAAGTGGCTCTTAGAAAAAAGTGTAacagtaaaatgtttattaGCCTGGTTGAGAAAGATAAATAGCAGGCCAATCTATAAACTTAACAGTGAAAGTGATTAAGGAAAGTGATAGATTCTAAATGTGTTTTGGGTGTGTCAGGAATGTGCTCTTTTACTTTCTGAAAGGTGTTTGCATATAGCATAAGTTATTAACAGGTATTAAGATATGTCAAACTTAAGTTaagaaaagttttcaaagaTAGACAGTCCACCTAGTAATGAATTCACCTATTCTTGGAATAATTTTTTAAGATACTGTATTGCTTCTAAAAAACActaattggctttttttttttccacagatacTATTACATTATCAGGTGACGAGCGGGAGTTTGGAAGACTGAATGTAAAGTTGTGTTATGTTTCTTCTGCGGAACAGATCTGGATCACAGTTTTACATGTAAGTAAttataaataagcaaacataAATAACCTGATCATTGTTTACTCAAATGACTATTTCACTATATTTAGTGTTAAGGTAACAGAGAGTCTGTTTAGCAAGAGTAATGAGAATTAAAGAATACTTTgaggagaaaaaggcaaaagaaatttACCCCTAAGGATTAATATAAGCACAGTTCAGTCAAATGGTCTTATTTTGAAGTGAGAAACTGGCAGGGGTAGGGAATCTGAGAATGTTATGTGCTGGTCCTGGTATAGAAATTTTCCTGTGGAAATATGGAGGCAGCAAATTGGAGCAAAATTTGGAGGCACCATTTGTCTGACTAAATGTAGTAGTTTCCTCAGGGTAGAACTGTAATAGCACTTCAAGGTTGTGTAGTTCTTGCAGTTTTTTTGTTAACTAATGTGATGTTGTTATGCTGACTCGTTTATACACTTCCAAGAACTGATTAATTTTTAGGTAATGGAACTTTGAGTACTCAGAAACCTTGTGACTATACCAAATGATACATTTGCAAGATTACATAAGGGATTTCACAATTTATATGCTGTCAGTTTCCCACATAATGATTCAGCAGATTTTAGTGATTTCACTTTTTACTCTCTGCTGTGAAAGTAAATTATTAAATGTTCTGAAGTGACATAATCATTACACCGGCTCTAATTTGCATTCAGTATTACAGGAATTACAGCAGTGTAGAAGACCTTGTGTTTTTAAGTTGTCTGTTAGCTGGAGGCTTACATTTTCTCTGCTGACTCTGTTTCCAATGTTGTAGTGCAAAGACCTGACCTGGCCTTCTAGTTGTGGAGAAAACCCTCTTATCTATGTCAAAGGAATTCTCACACTGCCTAAACCAGTGCAGTTCAAATCTTCTGCCAAGGAGGGATGCAATGTAAgtagaagcaagaaaaacaccaagaaaTCCTCATCCCCATATCTTTTCTCCAAATTCCTTTAAATAGCTTGTtccacttcccctcctcttATCCTCCCTTGCATACATCCTTTCCTAAGTCTGCAGGACAGGTATGAGATACTCATAGGGGACTGAACCATGCTGGTCTTCACAGCAGGTGGGGGATTGGAGGAAACCTGGACACACCTTTAGATGCATATTCATCCTGGGGAAGGTAGATGATGATGTGCTGCTTCCAGCGCCTCGCTAGGGCAGGACACAAAGTTCATGTTTTGTCTCtacagaaagaagtaaaaatgggTCGTGTGGCACAGGAGTCTTGATGGTACCAGTATAGGAAGACGAATGGGCTTGGGGTGAGTGGGAGGGAGGTGAAGCAAGGTAAACATCCCGTAACGTGAATCAAATGTGGAAGAATATAAAATGAGcagaaagactgaagcaaaaggTCTTAGGAGAATTTTCTATCATAATGTGTGTAAAGCTCCAGAAGAGAGAGCCTCAGCTCATTCTGGTAGTGCACCAGAATCCAGAGCATTGTCTGCCAGGCTGTGACAAAGAGGTGACAAGTCTGCATGAACTTAGCCTCTGTAAAATCACACCTTTCCATGACAACCTGAAATGGTATCCAGGAGCAGTTGCTTTAAGACCAGGAAGCCTCTATTTCTAGGTTTTGTGTTCAGTGTGACTCTCTTAGAAAAACGATGTTACCcctgtgtctttctttttaGGACATTGAATTTATGGAAACTTTTGTATTTGCTATTAAACTACAAAGCCTGCAGGCTGTCAGATTGGTATTTAAAATCCAGACACAGGCTCCAAGGAGAAGAACAATTGGAGAGTGCTCCTTGGCATTGCGGGAGCTCAGCTCAGAGGAGTCAAGTCATTGGCTGGATATATCTCCTCCTTCCAAATCATCTGTAAGTGCTAATACCACAAAAGTGTATTGTCATATCACGTAGAAAGAGATGTTGGAAACAGAAGTAGAATAATTCAGTAATAATTCATTGTTAAGAGCaaatgcagttgtttttttttctgctttcttggaTGGGGGGcatttgatggaaaaaaaaatgcagacttttGAACTAGGCGCATCACTATTATGGTCATAAACTGCAGCTGTTTCTGGGAAAAGAACTAGAACTAGCTCTCCCACAACATGGCCCACAGCTGGAGGGAGGGACATTCTGGGAAGACTTTCAGCAAAGGGCACCGAGTAATTGCCTTTTCCTACCAAAAATGCATCAGAAGATCCGTAGGACTAGCAGCAAGAGCTCACAACAAATGGAATTTGATTTTGTTATGGAAGAAAAGTGCTAAGATCTTCAGTGGCTTGaaactgcatatatatatatatgtgtgtatatatattaatgttCAGATTACATGCTGTGAAGTAATAATTCAAGCAGTTCATTTCCAttacagtaataaaaaacaGGTGGTTGTCAAATGTCATTTTCACAGTGGGATTTGCTTTCCCCCTACTCCcactttgtttgtttcttttacagaTTGTGTCTagacatttgtatttttagcaAATTAAACTTGAATTAGCaattcaaaagcaaattttatctAAATGTGTAAGTAATATGAGTGACACTCTTGATTTCTAACATAAGCTATACTTGACATTTGTAGTTCTAAAAAGTTTTGATTCAAAAGCAGTAACTTGCTACAGATTAAGTGAAAGAGGAAGCTGTGTGAGAAGCCACTTCATCCTGTCTCattgtgtctgtgtctgtgttgACTTTCCTCACCATTATATCCAAGAGCTCTCCAGACACTGCATCCATGTGCTTCCTCTCATGtttacacagaaattttgtggcTGAGCTGCAATGAGAATTTGAGTCTCATAAGTGAACTGGAGCCTGATTTCTCTTCTTTATCTGAGATGTTGCGCACTTGCTTGGTGcatttttccatctctgaagTCCATTAGAACTTGAAGGGAACCAGGACTAGCATAGGCCTTTTAAGTGGAGGCTTTCAGAAAAGCTGGGTCTCCCTCCACTGGCCCACTCCTGCTGTACTTACTGTGTCCAGAGTACATTagcctctggcagaaaagtAATGAGGACCTTGAGGCAACTTTGCCACTAGCaaaaattctttattaaaaaaaaaaatcagactggaGCTTTCAGTACACTCAGAAtgtgtctgtgtttgtgtgtctaAGCATGGAAACATATGTACTTTTACAACACAGGAAAATCCACAGCATGCTGTCATCCTAAGCATTCCTGACATTAAATGACAGGGCCCTGTATCTACGTAAAGTGTTGCTTGTATGTCCATATTACAGAATTCAAAAGGGTGGAAGGGGAAGTCCAAAGGTCTTCTGCCGGTGGAACATGcctgttctctctctttcacatCCACGTTTAGTAGAGCTACTActgtgtgtctgttttttcctctgtgtccACTCTTACCATTGAGGAATCTCCCAGGTGAAATTTTAGGTTTATTTGTCCAGTACTTCTGGCTGCAGCCCATTAGGGTCATACATGCACTATATATAAGCAGTGCATCAAAGGAGCACGTGTACTGCAGCTCTGACAAGTGCAAGATGCATTTACTTACTGTGCATCTGCAGGTTGTATATACAACACATACTTATATTTCTGTCCAGGAAATCCCAGCTAGAAATGTGGGAGCCCAACGTATAACAGAATTCCTGCATTTCCTGAGTTTATAAGCAACTTAATCCAGATGTTATGGCAACATTCTTCTGCTTGTAGGTGTGCCGCGCAGAACTTCAAGTAGGAACTTGTTTTCAAGCAATAAACAGGAGGATTCAGTTACAGATTCTTGAAGCACAAAACCTTCCAATTTCATCTACACCGCTGTCTTTATGTAAGTTACATCAATTGTCTCATGCCTCCTGTCTAAAACCATTTGTAACAGGTAAAATGCTGCTCGAATGGGTTGGCAATCCATAACATTCCTTACAAACCTCAAACTAACATATTGTGCAGTGGATTTCCATTGCCAAGGCTTGTTTCCACAGATGTCTTACTTGATtacattttgtttggtttgaaGCTACGcatttatgtattttggaaGGTTTTTATCCCAGTATTAATCCTAACATACAAGAGCATTAGCTTGCACTTGCTGTTTGGATATGTGTTAATCAGTTCAATACTAGTGAACACGCTCTATTTGTGTGACCAGTCAGGAAAGCTATTGTACAATTCTTTTGGCCAGACTTTTGGGAAACTGTTGCACTTTGAACAATACATGTGGATCTTGTCAGTTCCTCTTTGGGTATGTTTGTGAGTAACCCTTTGTGTGTTAtgtcctttttctcctccctcttttttactttgtgatagatttttttgttaaagttgGAATGTTTAGTACAGAAGGATTGATGTATAAGAAGAAGACACGTCTTCTGAAATCTACCAACGGCCAAGTGAAGTGGGgagaaatgatgtttttttccagttagcCAAGCTGAACAAGGAATTAGTTTTCTCATCAAACTCTACAGCAGAAGCTCAGTGAGAAGAAAACACTTCCTAGGACAGGTTGGTTTCTGCTATCTAAC is a genomic window containing:
- the TC2N gene encoding LOW QUALITY PROTEIN: tandem C2 domains nuclear protein (The sequence of the model RefSeq protein was modified relative to this genomic sequence to represent the inferred CDS: deleted 1 base in 1 codon), whose protein sequence is MAKEYIKNCCKWCFYAEKEKNDFSVVRESEAVAARKPTIVEQPPLSSVSVKRQVGCSEDYLLSKLPLDGQEVPFVVPPFKLAYVQPKNLPSTSHAGGVQESARASFGDRKAELCSMYQWPQYDVYNPFYLEQHVSPDLIRRFQAKSDNRKLYGSVNDLRTSALPGSLDLSHSMFDLRSPPHRFMKRYDSLSSVPSSTSSRKESQGSNRSLDTITLSGDEREFGRLNVKLCYVSSAEQIWITVLHCKDLTWPSSCGENPLIYVKGILTLPKPVQFKSSAKEGCNDIEFMETFVFAIKLQSLQAVRLVFKIQTQAPRRRTIGECSLALRELSSEESSHWLDISPPSKSSVCRAELQVGTCFQAINRRIQLQILEAQNLPISSTPLSLYFFVKVGMFSTEGLMYKKKTRLLKSTNGQVKWGEMMFFPVSQAEQGISFLIKLYSRSSVRRKHFLGQIWISSDSTNSEAVEQWEDTIANPEKVVVKWYSLGSS